In one Myxococcus xanthus genomic region, the following are encoded:
- the mrdA gene encoding penicillin-binding protein 2: protein MTPPTLGNTTPGRELKRRFLWLGLAMMAGLGLISIQLYRLQITRGEEYAAKSVANFVKEVRLRADRGVIKDARGTILVDSRPSFDAFITPAFCTDCYEQVIPRLAELLQWDPDQRKKVEDMVRMGRRNAPFQPVPVRVDLSRDEYDRLAARRDILDGVEVAPVPHRHYRTNSVLSHVLGYMNEITQEELERLNGDGARYALGDYIGRRGLERYFEQRLRGTDGVRKEVVNARGQTIEELNDKLGDNAVVSPRPGNNLVLSIDMRLQEEAERAFPGVTGAVVAIDANTGFIRALVSRPGFDPNLLTGRVTPAQMALLSRDPLDPMINRVAAEHYSPGSTFKVVTALAAFKSGAFRPETVVNCPGGYRLGARTWRCHRDAGHGLVDGFTAMKSSCDTWYYKVADTIGLDPIGEMGKALGLGSPTGVNVVAEVPGIMPTSAYHDKASPGGYTKGMALNSSIGQGDNNVTPLQLALVYAAIANGGTLYKPQMVNRLENLDGQTIESFQPEVVRKVDLPPAHLKAVVDSLVMVAHEPGGTAYRARMNHMRDKDILVASKTGTAQVARLGAIRLRTHQMSYFERDHAWYAGFAPADKPELVIVVLNEHGGHGGSDAAPTAMAVFQKYFDLKKLDATAPPPRPNQPYTPSSVTRAPSADEAALTRRVRPPARLPGDEEDRTRATAD from the coding sequence GTGACCCCACCCACCTTGGGCAACACGACGCCGGGGCGCGAGCTCAAGCGGCGCTTCCTGTGGCTGGGCCTGGCCATGATGGCGGGCCTGGGGCTGATTTCCATCCAGCTCTACCGCCTGCAAATCACCCGGGGCGAGGAGTACGCCGCCAAGAGCGTGGCCAACTTCGTCAAGGAAGTGCGGCTGCGCGCCGACCGCGGCGTCATCAAGGACGCGCGCGGCACCATCCTGGTGGACAGCCGCCCGTCCTTCGACGCCTTCATCACCCCGGCCTTCTGCACGGACTGCTACGAGCAGGTCATCCCCCGCCTGGCGGAGCTGCTCCAGTGGGACCCGGACCAGCGCAAGAAGGTGGAGGACATGGTGCGCATGGGGCGGCGCAACGCCCCCTTCCAGCCGGTGCCGGTGCGCGTGGACCTGTCGCGCGACGAGTACGACCGGCTGGCTGCGCGCCGCGACATCCTGGACGGCGTGGAGGTGGCGCCCGTGCCGCACCGGCACTACCGCACCAACTCCGTGCTGTCGCACGTGCTGGGCTACATGAATGAAATCACCCAGGAGGAGCTGGAGCGCCTCAATGGCGACGGCGCCCGCTACGCCCTGGGGGACTACATTGGCCGGCGCGGGCTGGAGCGCTACTTCGAGCAGCGGCTGCGCGGCACCGACGGCGTGCGCAAGGAAGTGGTGAACGCGCGCGGGCAGACCATTGAAGAGCTGAACGACAAGCTGGGCGACAACGCTGTGGTGTCGCCGCGTCCGGGCAACAACCTGGTGCTGTCCATCGACATGCGGTTGCAGGAGGAGGCGGAGCGGGCCTTCCCCGGCGTGACGGGCGCGGTGGTCGCCATCGACGCCAACACGGGCTTCATCCGCGCGCTGGTGTCGCGACCGGGCTTCGACCCCAACCTGCTCACTGGCCGCGTGACGCCCGCGCAGATGGCGCTCCTGTCGAGAGATCCGCTGGACCCGATGATCAACCGCGTGGCCGCCGAGCACTACAGCCCAGGCTCCACCTTCAAGGTCGTCACCGCGCTGGCCGCGTTCAAGTCCGGCGCCTTCCGCCCGGAGACGGTGGTGAACTGCCCCGGAGGCTACCGCCTGGGCGCGCGCACCTGGCGTTGCCACAGGGACGCCGGACACGGGCTCGTGGATGGCTTCACGGCGATGAAGTCGTCCTGCGACACCTGGTACTACAAGGTGGCGGACACCATCGGCCTGGACCCCATTGGAGAGATGGGCAAGGCCCTGGGCCTGGGCAGCCCCACGGGCGTCAACGTGGTGGCCGAGGTCCCAGGCATCATGCCGACCAGCGCCTATCACGACAAGGCGTCGCCCGGCGGCTACACCAAGGGCATGGCGCTCAACAGTTCCATTGGCCAGGGCGACAACAACGTCACGCCCCTCCAGTTGGCGCTGGTGTACGCGGCCATCGCCAACGGCGGCACGCTCTACAAGCCGCAGATGGTGAACCGTCTGGAGAACCTGGACGGGCAGACCATCGAGTCGTTCCAGCCGGAGGTGGTGCGGAAGGTGGACCTGCCGCCCGCGCACCTCAAGGCGGTGGTGGATAGCCTGGTGATGGTGGCGCACGAGCCGGGCGGTACCGCCTATCGCGCGCGCATGAATCACATGCGGGACAAGGACATCCTGGTGGCGTCCAAGACGGGGACCGCGCAGGTGGCCCGCCTGGGGGCAATCCGGCTGCGGACGCACCAGATGAGCTACTTCGAGCGCGACCACGCCTGGTACGCGGGGTTCGCGCCGGCGGACAAGCCGGAGCTGGTCATCGTCGTGCTCAACGAGCACGGCGGCCACGGCGGTTCGGACGCGGCGCCCACCGCGATGGCGGTGTTCCAGAAGTACTTCGATTTGAAGAAGCTGGACGCCACGGCTCCGCCGCCGCGTCCCAACCAGCCCTACACGCCGTCCTCCGTGACGCGCGCGCCCTCGGCCGACGAGGCGGCGCTGACGCGAAGGGTACGGCCACCGGCCCGGCTTCCGGGCGATGAAGAGGACCGCACGCGTGCAACTGCGGATTGA
- a CDS encoding YggS family pyridoxal phosphate-dependent enzyme has product MSGSVAERLASVRERVVAACARAGRPVESVTLVAVSKLKPADLIREAYAAGQRDFGENYAQELRDKAAELADLEGLRWHSIGALQTNKVKYVARAAGAFHALDRLEVARELSKRREGAPPLPVYVEVNVGGEATKSGLAPDALGAFLDEVRALPGLQAVGLMALPPPTEDEARARADFQALRELARVHGLPGLSMGTTHDFEWAIEEGATVVRVGTAIFGERALKSP; this is encoded by the coding sequence ATGAGCGGAAGCGTCGCGGAGCGGCTGGCGTCGGTGCGGGAGCGGGTGGTGGCGGCCTGTGCCCGGGCGGGGCGGCCGGTGGAGTCGGTGACGCTGGTGGCGGTGTCCAAGCTGAAGCCCGCGGACCTCATCCGCGAGGCCTATGCCGCCGGTCAGCGCGACTTCGGGGAGAACTACGCGCAGGAACTGCGGGACAAGGCCGCGGAGCTGGCGGACCTGGAGGGCCTGCGCTGGCATTCCATTGGGGCGCTCCAGACGAACAAGGTGAAGTACGTGGCGCGGGCGGCTGGGGCCTTCCACGCCCTGGACCGGCTGGAGGTCGCTCGCGAGCTGTCGAAGCGCCGCGAGGGCGCCCCGCCCCTGCCCGTCTACGTCGAGGTCAACGTGGGCGGCGAGGCCACCAAGAGCGGCCTGGCGCCCGACGCGCTCGGCGCCTTCCTGGATGAGGTCCGCGCCCTGCCTGGCCTCCAGGCGGTGGGGCTGATGGCGCTGCCGCCCCCCACGGAGGACGAGGCCCGGGCCCGTGCGGACTTCCAGGCCCTGCGCGAGCTGGCCCGTGTGCACGGGCTGCCGGGCCTGTCCATGGGCACCACCCATGACTTCGAGTGGGCCATTGAAGAAGGCGCCACCGTCGTCCGGGTGGGCACCGCCATCTTCGGTGAGCGCGCGCTCAAATCTCCTTGA
- a CDS encoding Maf family protein — protein MHMNADQTLLVLASASPRRRELLAQLDIRFTVSAADIDETPHAGEAAEAYVGRLAREKAHVVASRHPGAWVLAADTTVALGAELLGKPRDAEEAQAMLTRLSGRTHDVYTGVALAGRHEETLVVRTRVTFRALSSGEMSWYANSGEPLDKAGAYAIQGKGGFLVAGVEGSTSNVVGLPLGETVALLERAGLPLPWRAS, from the coding sequence ATGCACATGAACGCAGATCAAACGTTGCTCGTCCTGGCCTCGGCGTCGCCGCGACGCAGGGAACTTCTGGCACAGCTGGACATCCGTTTCACCGTTTCCGCGGCGGACATCGACGAAACGCCCCACGCCGGCGAGGCAGCGGAGGCCTATGTCGGGCGGCTCGCCCGGGAGAAGGCCCACGTGGTGGCCTCCCGCCACCCGGGCGCCTGGGTGCTGGCCGCCGACACCACCGTCGCCCTGGGCGCCGAGCTGCTGGGCAAGCCCCGGGACGCCGAGGAAGCCCAGGCCATGCTCACGCGCCTGTCCGGGCGGACGCATGACGTCTACACGGGCGTGGCCCTGGCCGGCCGGCATGAGGAGACGCTGGTGGTCCGCACCCGCGTCACCTTCCGCGCACTGAGCTCCGGGGAGATGTCCTGGTACGCGAACAGCGGCGAGCCCCTGGACAAGGCCGGTGCCTACGCCATCCAGGGCAAGGGCGGTTTCCTGGTGGCGGGCGTGGAAGGCAGCACGTCCAACGTCGTGGGCCTGCCGCTGGGCGAGACAGTGGCCCTGCTGGAGCGGGCCGGCCTCCCCTTGCCCTGGAGGGCCTCATGA
- a CDS encoding DUF3108 domain-containing protein — protein MQTQSKWGFAAALAGLVWSATAMAQESVNPAFGPGEQSSYRVRYLGITAGTAQVTVGAHMKQWGQDVWPIVAVARSNDMLGVWPIKDKFVSYWQPESQRVVGSDLHADENGSRRRQRIKMEPDGKTAFVVKQKEGESPRESTREVMEGTLDVTGATFALRNRELVVGQEYAYPVFTGSKQFTLRAKVEGREVLGTAMGDKEVFKLSVKTEFGGNLASKRDMFVYFTTDSSHVPVRVEAEFALGTIVAEITDYKPGRSMTVARAENGG, from the coding sequence ATGCAAACGCAGTCCAAGTGGGGGTTCGCGGCGGCGCTCGCAGGGCTGGTCTGGTCGGCGACGGCCATGGCCCAGGAGTCCGTGAACCCGGCGTTCGGCCCTGGGGAGCAGAGCTCCTACCGCGTCAGGTACCTGGGCATCACCGCGGGAACCGCGCAGGTGACGGTGGGTGCCCACATGAAGCAGTGGGGCCAGGACGTGTGGCCCATCGTCGCGGTGGCACGCTCCAACGACATGCTGGGCGTGTGGCCTATCAAGGACAAGTTCGTGTCCTACTGGCAGCCGGAGAGCCAGCGTGTGGTGGGCAGTGACTTGCACGCGGATGAGAACGGCTCACGCCGCCGGCAGCGCATCAAGATGGAGCCGGACGGCAAGACGGCCTTCGTGGTGAAGCAGAAGGAAGGCGAGTCCCCGCGCGAGTCCACCCGCGAGGTGATGGAGGGCACGCTGGATGTCACCGGTGCGACGTTCGCATTGCGCAACCGGGAGCTGGTCGTGGGGCAGGAGTATGCCTATCCCGTCTTCACCGGCAGCAAGCAGTTCACCCTTCGGGCGAAGGTGGAAGGGCGTGAAGTCCTGGGCACGGCGATGGGCGACAAAGAGGTCTTCAAGCTCAGCGTGAAGACGGAGTTTGGCGGCAACCTCGCCTCGAAGCGGGACATGTTCGTCTACTTCACCACGGACTCCAGCCACGTGCCGGTGCGGGTGGAGGCGGAGTTCGCGCTGGGCACTATCGTCGCGGAGATAACCGACTACAAGCCGGGCCGGAGCATGACGGTGGCCCGCGCCGAGAATGGCGGGTAG
- the mreC gene encoding rod shape-determining protein MreC, giving the protein MWSLLKRYYRPLIVGFLLLSPLVAFLLGGRKGREPNFVDRAIIAVASPVQQGLTSVIEGGVAGVQNYLDLRGVRQENDALRLENLQLRAAVQSLGESRMENERLRKLLNYAEAEPGPEIPARVVGVNPVAKLLSVRISSGEQQGVFRGMSVVTPDGIVGQVIRATGGYADVALVTDPQSRVAVRVQRSRARGTAAGTGGGPLKLENMLRTEDVEDGDLIITAGTDGIYPPGVVVGRVTNLEKKEHGMFQGADIVPAVDTSKLEEVLVVGSPYSAMAPGSAAEGASK; this is encoded by the coding sequence GTGTGGTCGCTCCTGAAGCGGTATTACCGCCCCCTCATCGTGGGCTTTCTGCTCCTTTCGCCGCTGGTGGCCTTCCTGCTCGGTGGCCGGAAGGGCAGGGAACCCAACTTCGTCGACCGGGCGATCATCGCCGTCGCGTCCCCCGTGCAACAGGGGCTGACGTCCGTCATTGAGGGTGGGGTGGCTGGGGTCCAGAACTACCTGGACCTCCGAGGCGTGCGGCAGGAGAATGACGCATTGCGCTTGGAGAACCTCCAACTGCGCGCGGCGGTGCAGTCCCTGGGGGAGTCGCGGATGGAGAACGAGCGGCTGCGCAAGCTGCTCAACTACGCGGAGGCCGAGCCCGGGCCGGAAATCCCCGCGCGGGTGGTGGGCGTCAATCCGGTGGCGAAGCTGCTGTCGGTCCGCATCAGCAGTGGTGAGCAGCAGGGTGTGTTTCGCGGCATGTCCGTGGTGACGCCGGATGGAATCGTGGGACAGGTCATCCGGGCGACGGGCGGGTATGCGGATGTGGCGCTGGTGACGGACCCGCAGAGCCGGGTGGCGGTGCGTGTGCAGCGCTCGCGGGCCCGGGGCACGGCGGCGGGAACGGGAGGCGGGCCCCTGAAGTTGGAGAACATGCTGCGCACCGAGGATGTGGAGGACGGTGACCTCATCATCACCGCGGGCACGGACGGCATCTATCCGCCCGGCGTGGTGGTGGGACGCGTGACGAACCTGGAGAAGAAGGAGCACGGCATGTTCCAGGGCGCGGACATCGTCCCGGCGGTGGATACGAGCAAGCTGGAAGAGGTGTTGGTGGTGGGCAGCCCCTACAGCGCCATGGCGCCGGGCAGCGCCGCGGAGGGCGCGTCGAAATGA
- a CDS encoding GGDEF domain-containing protein: MNPADLLSAMKRTVEQLAAFNEMAKALTSTLELREVLALVMQKVSSLLLPRNWSLILQDERTGKLYFEIAVGDGADVLKGLQLNPGEGIAGAVFTSGAARLVHDVGGDPSFSPRFDEASAFHTRSILAVPLLARGRVLGIIELVNGPMDPPFTNEDLTILTAIADYAAIAIENARNFRRVQELTITDEHTGCYNARHLRALLDQEVKRSERFSHPLSLVFLDLDHFKSINDTHGHLVGSATLKEVGDLLMTLGRQNLDAVFRYGGDEFAMLLVETDPEGAAVIGQRVCEAFRGRGFLLEQGLDVRLTASVGVATYPDHASSALDLIRAADFAMYAAKARGRDALCIAEPIAPNGGTGSHEFPER; encoded by the coding sequence ATGAATCCCGCGGACCTCCTGTCGGCCATGAAGCGGACAGTGGAGCAGTTGGCCGCCTTCAATGAGATGGCGAAGGCCCTGACGTCCACGCTCGAGCTCCGCGAGGTGCTGGCGCTGGTGATGCAGAAGGTCAGCAGCCTGCTGCTGCCTCGCAACTGGTCGCTCATCCTCCAGGACGAGCGCACCGGAAAGCTCTACTTCGAAATCGCGGTGGGTGACGGCGCGGACGTGCTCAAGGGCCTCCAGCTCAACCCGGGCGAGGGCATTGCCGGCGCCGTCTTCACGTCCGGCGCGGCGCGGCTCGTCCATGACGTGGGTGGGGACCCCAGCTTCTCGCCACGCTTCGATGAAGCCTCCGCCTTCCACACCCGCTCCATCCTCGCGGTGCCGCTGCTGGCCCGGGGCCGGGTCCTGGGCATCATCGAACTGGTGAACGGGCCCATGGACCCCCCCTTCACCAACGAGGACCTCACCATTCTCACCGCCATCGCGGACTACGCGGCCATCGCGATTGAGAACGCGCGCAACTTCCGGCGGGTGCAGGAGTTGACGATTACGGACGAGCACACCGGCTGCTACAACGCCCGGCACCTGCGCGCCTTGCTGGACCAGGAGGTGAAGCGCTCGGAGCGCTTCAGCCACCCGCTGTCGCTCGTCTTCCTGGACCTGGACCACTTCAAGAGCATCAACGACACCCATGGGCACCTGGTGGGTAGCGCCACCTTGAAGGAAGTGGGGGACCTGCTGATGACCCTGGGCCGGCAGAACCTGGACGCCGTCTTCCGCTACGGCGGCGACGAGTTCGCCATGTTGCTGGTGGAGACGGACCCGGAGGGCGCGGCCGTCATCGGCCAGCGCGTCTGCGAGGCCTTTCGGGGGCGGGGCTTCCTCCTGGAGCAGGGCCTGGACGTGCGCCTCACCGCCAGCGTGGGCGTGGCCACCTACCCGGACCATGCCTCGTCCGCGCTGGACCTCATCCGCGCGGCGGACTTCGCCATGTACGCGGCCAAGGCCCGGGGCCGGGACGCGCTCTGCATCGCCGAGCCCATTGCTCCGAACGGCGGCACAGGCTCCCACGAGTTCCCGGAGCGGTAG
- a CDS encoding DUF507 family protein, protein MRLYPKVIPIISREAVQQLMQDGDIEVEPMRVADAEMDLSAIMREYLANEERVNQATREALERRGYDYSKFNQVKREMADVRGFKMGDEGIEYVINQMIEFLLISRNVEEVYSADNGLRQKIFAVMKRHLDVDDEIDKEARSRLKHLQEGTSAFDIEYNKTVEQIRRARGLI, encoded by the coding sequence ATGAGGCTGTATCCGAAGGTGATCCCGATCATCTCGCGCGAGGCCGTTCAGCAGCTCATGCAGGACGGGGACATCGAGGTGGAGCCGATGCGCGTGGCCGACGCCGAGATGGACCTGTCAGCCATCATGCGTGAGTACCTTGCGAACGAGGAGCGTGTGAACCAGGCGACGCGTGAAGCGCTGGAGCGTCGCGGCTACGACTATTCCAAGTTCAACCAGGTGAAGCGCGAGATGGCGGACGTCCGCGGCTTCAAGATGGGCGACGAGGGCATCGAGTACGTCATCAACCAGATGATTGAATTCCTGCTCATCAGCCGGAACGTCGAAGAGGTGTACTCGGCGGATAACGGGCTGCGTCAGAAGATCTTCGCCGTCATGAAGCGTCACCTCGACGTGGACGACGAAATCGACAAGGAGGCTCGCTCCCGCCTGAAGCACCTGCAGGAGGGCACCAGCGCCTTCGACATCGAGTACAACAAGACGGTCGAGCAGATCCGCAGGGCGCGCGGCCTCATCTAG
- a CDS encoding peptidylprolyl isomerase, whose translation MDGLNPRKVASLLFIIGIAVVFTLQFGPGSSGFGATGGATAPGSVASVNGKEIPLRDFAAAWAQQMSFLRSQGSPVPESLARQFGMHNQVLDRLVNTELLAQAAERHGIAASDDELRKLIHQNTDFQKDGQFDFERYQQVLRDFYRKSPQDFEAELRRQLAAQKMMDVVRGNAVVSDDEVRARFEKEGNQAKVVFARFLPAMYADKVPSPTAAQLAEWKKAHEKDIKEYFEANRFVYQQPERIRARQVLVKLPPEATADQKKAALEKAQALRKEIEGGKDFAQVARDSSEDPGSKARGGDLGWVERGSWEPALADAAFALKQGEVTQPVETKFGVHLVKVDEKQAAQDKKLEDVQDEIATTLYKQDRAKQQARAEAEKALASAKAGQDLKTLFPPEKEQPALLRFETETRPEAVETDSFTAEGEAVPHLGPAPELVKAAFAVSAPQPLDSVFPLGEGFVVAQVVERQKPDAEGFDKRKEELRAQARQAKQIELTESFLKALREQGSVVTNTAAIDSVVGTG comes from the coding sequence ATGGACGGTCTGAATCCCCGGAAGGTTGCCTCGCTCCTGTTCATCATCGGCATCGCGGTGGTGTTCACGCTCCAGTTCGGCCCGGGCAGTTCTGGCTTCGGCGCCACGGGTGGGGCGACGGCGCCCGGTTCGGTGGCCTCGGTGAACGGCAAGGAAATCCCGCTGCGTGACTTCGCCGCGGCCTGGGCCCAGCAGATGAGCTTCCTGCGCTCGCAGGGCAGCCCGGTGCCCGAGTCGCTCGCCCGCCAGTTCGGCATGCATAACCAGGTGCTCGACCGGTTGGTGAACACGGAGCTGCTGGCCCAGGCGGCCGAGCGCCACGGCATCGCCGCGTCCGACGATGAGCTGCGCAAGCTCATCCACCAGAACACGGACTTCCAGAAGGATGGCCAGTTCGACTTCGAGCGCTACCAGCAGGTGCTGCGCGACTTCTACCGGAAGTCCCCGCAGGACTTCGAGGCGGAGCTGCGCCGGCAATTGGCGGCCCAGAAGATGATGGACGTGGTGCGCGGCAACGCGGTGGTGTCGGACGACGAGGTCCGCGCCCGCTTCGAGAAGGAAGGCAACCAGGCGAAGGTCGTCTTCGCGCGCTTCCTGCCGGCCATGTACGCCGACAAGGTCCCCAGCCCCACCGCGGCGCAGCTGGCCGAGTGGAAGAAGGCGCACGAGAAGGACATCAAGGAGTACTTCGAGGCCAACCGCTTCGTGTACCAGCAGCCGGAGCGCATCCGTGCGCGGCAGGTGCTGGTGAAGCTGCCCCCGGAGGCCACCGCCGACCAGAAGAAGGCGGCCCTGGAGAAGGCGCAGGCGCTGCGCAAGGAAATCGAGGGCGGCAAGGACTTCGCCCAGGTGGCGCGTGACAGCAGCGAGGACCCGGGCAGCAAGGCGCGCGGTGGCGACCTGGGCTGGGTGGAGCGCGGCAGCTGGGAACCGGCGCTGGCGGACGCGGCCTTCGCGCTGAAGCAGGGCGAGGTGACGCAGCCGGTGGAGACGAAGTTCGGCGTGCACCTGGTGAAGGTGGATGAGAAGCAGGCCGCCCAGGACAAGAAGCTCGAGGACGTCCAGGACGAGATTGCCACCACGCTCTACAAGCAGGACCGCGCCAAGCAGCAGGCCCGCGCCGAGGCGGAGAAGGCGTTGGCCTCCGCCAAGGCGGGCCAGGACCTGAAGACGCTCTTCCCGCCGGAGAAGGAGCAGCCCGCGCTGCTGCGCTTCGAGACGGAGACGCGCCCGGAGGCCGTGGAGACGGACAGCTTCACCGCCGAGGGTGAGGCGGTGCCTCACCTGGGCCCCGCGCCCGAACTGGTGAAGGCGGCCTTCGCCGTCAGCGCCCCGCAGCCGCTCGACAGCGTGTTCCCCCTGGGTGAGGGCTTCGTGGTGGCGCAGGTGGTGGAGCGCCAGAAGCCGGACGCCGAGGGCTTTGACAAGCGCAAGGAGGAACTGCGCGCCCAGGCCCGTCAGGCCAAGCAGATTGAGCTGACGGAGTCCTTCCTCAAGGCGCTGCGTGAGCAGGGCTCGGTGGTAACGAACACCGCCGCCATCGACTCCGTGGTGGGCACCGGGTGA
- a CDS encoding DUF3108 domain-containing protein, whose protein sequence is MSPLRTLFAALLSLSSVSAWAQLPDAEADAPEAESAKAEEPEAPLTVAPCNAALPALRTPLAFMPGEVLEFDLDAMGAQAGTMTMRVHKQKDGHLPIQVEAQTNTFFSKVRRVRGSATAYLHPRTLRPNRYVEDTMENEQRRKVEVAFGQKERTVKVDYQFGQRPKGQFNYTFDKDGLDVAGAIYLLRQLPLKDDLQVCFDVYGVRRMWRMQGAVVKREQVTTPLGQFNAWHVTGTAVRLDRPKQKREVHVWISDDARRLPLAAVGTIDLGAVRATLTSVSRPGEKPQKSEGQETMKW, encoded by the coding sequence ATGAGCCCCCTGCGCACCCTCTTCGCGGCCCTGTTGTCACTGTCCAGCGTCAGCGCCTGGGCCCAGCTGCCGGACGCGGAGGCGGACGCGCCGGAGGCTGAGAGCGCCAAGGCCGAGGAGCCCGAGGCGCCCCTCACCGTGGCACCGTGCAACGCCGCGCTGCCGGCGCTGCGCACGCCCCTGGCGTTCATGCCGGGTGAGGTGCTCGAGTTCGACCTCGACGCCATGGGCGCTCAGGCGGGCACCATGACGATGCGCGTCCACAAGCAGAAGGATGGGCATCTCCCCATCCAGGTGGAGGCGCAGACCAACACCTTCTTCTCCAAGGTGCGGCGCGTGCGCGGCAGTGCCACCGCGTACCTCCACCCTCGCACGCTGCGCCCCAATCGCTACGTCGAAGACACCATGGAGAACGAACAGCGCCGCAAGGTGGAGGTCGCGTTCGGCCAGAAGGAGCGCACCGTCAAGGTCGACTACCAGTTCGGCCAGCGCCCCAAGGGGCAGTTCAACTACACCTTCGACAAGGACGGCCTGGATGTGGCCGGGGCCATCTACCTGCTGCGCCAACTGCCGCTCAAGGACGACCTCCAGGTGTGCTTCGACGTCTACGGCGTGCGCCGCATGTGGCGCATGCAGGGCGCAGTGGTGAAGCGCGAACAGGTGACGACGCCGCTGGGCCAATTCAATGCCTGGCACGTGACGGGCACCGCCGTGCGACTGGACCGGCCCAAGCAGAAGCGCGAAGTCCACGTCTGGATTTCAGACGACGCGCGACGCCTGCCGCTGGCCGCCGTGGGCACCATCGACCTGGGCGCCGTGCGCGCCACCCTCACCTCCGTGTCGCGTCCGGGTGAGAAACCGCAAAAGAGTGAGGGCCAAGAAACGATGAAGTGGTGA
- a CDS encoding DUF4091 domain-containing protein — MGAGWAWAVVAAMSATQEPQVVSPLVKVRPGEAVKGRKEARLSLARGECEAVQVVLPGRVERPAVESLTLKGPGAALKASVWREAFIDVKTPSNGQGHKGPWPDALVPVDAPGHDSKLPTVFYVEVCAPEKQEPGTYRGQLLVKAGGAKFRPVPFTAEVQPFALPATSSLPNSFGVSMYSIARGHGVAPESAESRKLLRDYGRALLEHRVSAHGMSMTPPPVRFEKGRAVLDWREYDAEMAPFLDGSLLPSGARFTSTDVRDSKQAKTDAEKTAYYRAFAEHFREKGWPAQLFFYAKDEPKPEDVPLVKAQSTRVRAAGKIPVLVTSPLDDALNGSADILTPTLNCFYPRPGPQTCRSVVEARALRKRLAGDTRVWWYQSCNSHGCNGGPPADKAVDAAYSGWASYMVDHPAPLNRAMGVLAFSSGVDGELYFDTVFAYNTKKDPWKDVFEFGGNGDGTLFYPGTPARVGPSGHQPILTLRLKHIRDGLEDYEYLRLLAELGDATFARTAARKLARTGWDINADAGEWEAVREEVTTRLRKRWAESEYAKRTDRQTPQSTP, encoded by the coding sequence ATGGGGGCAGGATGGGCGTGGGCGGTGGTGGCGGCGATGTCCGCCACGCAGGAGCCTCAGGTGGTGTCGCCCCTGGTCAAGGTCCGGCCGGGCGAAGCAGTGAAGGGACGCAAGGAGGCGCGCCTCAGCCTCGCGCGCGGTGAGTGTGAGGCCGTGCAGGTGGTGCTTCCCGGCCGGGTGGAGCGCCCCGCCGTGGAGTCGCTGACGTTGAAGGGCCCGGGCGCGGCGCTGAAGGCCAGCGTCTGGCGCGAGGCCTTCATCGACGTGAAGACGCCGTCCAACGGCCAGGGCCACAAGGGCCCGTGGCCCGACGCGCTGGTTCCGGTGGATGCGCCGGGACATGACTCGAAGCTGCCCACCGTCTTCTACGTGGAGGTGTGCGCCCCGGAGAAGCAGGAGCCGGGGACGTACCGGGGACAGCTGCTGGTGAAGGCGGGTGGCGCGAAGTTCCGGCCAGTGCCGTTCACCGCCGAGGTGCAGCCCTTCGCCCTGCCCGCCACGTCCTCGCTGCCCAACAGCTTCGGGGTGTCGATGTACAGCATCGCCCGGGGCCACGGCGTGGCGCCGGAGTCGGCGGAGTCACGCAAGCTGTTGCGTGACTACGGACGCGCGCTCCTGGAGCACCGGGTGAGTGCCCACGGCATGAGCATGACGCCACCTCCCGTGCGCTTCGAGAAGGGCCGCGCGGTACTGGACTGGCGCGAGTACGACGCGGAGATGGCGCCCTTCCTGGACGGCAGCCTGCTGCCCTCCGGCGCCCGCTTCACCAGCACCGACGTGCGTGACAGCAAGCAGGCGAAGACGGACGCGGAGAAGACGGCGTACTACCGCGCCTTCGCCGAGCACTTCCGCGAGAAGGGCTGGCCCGCGCAGCTCTTCTTCTACGCCAAGGACGAACCCAAGCCCGAGGACGTGCCGCTGGTGAAGGCCCAGTCCACGCGGGTGCGCGCGGCGGGCAAGATTCCCGTGCTCGTCACCAGCCCGCTGGATGACGCGCTGAATGGCTCGGCGGACATCCTCACGCCCACGCTCAACTGCTTCTACCCGCGCCCCGGGCCGCAGACGTGCCGCAGCGTGGTGGAGGCGCGCGCGCTGCGCAAACGGCTGGCAGGTGACACCCGGGTGTGGTGGTACCAGAGCTGCAATTCGCACGGCTGCAACGGCGGCCCCCCGGCGGACAAGGCGGTGGACGCGGCCTACAGCGGCTGGGCTTCGTACATGGTGGACCACCCCGCCCCGCTCAACCGGGCCATGGGCGTGCTCGCCTTCTCCTCCGGCGTGGACGGCGAGCTCTATTTCGACACCGTCTTCGCCTACAACACGAAGAAGGACCCCTGGAAGGACGTCTTCGAGTTCGGCGGCAACGGCGACGGCACCCTCTTCTATCCGGGGACACCCGCCAGGGTGGGTCCTTCTGGCCACCAGCCCATCCTCACGCTGCGGCTGAAGCACATCCGGGACGGACTGGAGGACTACGAGTACCTCCGGTTGCTCGCTGAGCTGGGGGACGCCACCTTCGCCCGGACGGCCGCGCGCAAGTTGGCGCGCACCGGTTGGGACATCAACGCGGATGCGGGAGAATGGGAGGCGGTCCGCGAGGAAGTCACCACCCGGCTCCGGAAGCGCTGGGCGGAGTCCGAATATGCGAAGCGCACGGACCGTCAGACGCCGCAGAGCACCCCGTAG